In Risungbinella massiliensis, the genomic stretch ATTATTTTGTGGCGGAAAGTGCTTTTTGGAGATCCTCCAACTGGGTAATGGGTCTCTGGCAAGCAAAATCTTCACAAAGATACACAGCTGGTTGATTACTTAATACTTCTTCAGTAATAGGGAGAAAAAGCTGCTCATTCGCCTCAGCGTTAGCTCCAGGATCAAATCCTAAAACTGCTTCTGGTAAGTAGTGGCGATGGATCTCCCGTAAAAACCTTTTGGTCATTGGATCCGTTAAAGAACCACGGATTAAAATCTCCTTACTAGGATAAATCCAGAATAAATATCCTACCAAAAAGAAAGTGTGGGAAATCGGGGCTGATCGAATCTCTTCAGCAAAAGCAGCAGCCTGACGCTCTGCTTCGTTCAGAAGATCTTGGTCTGATGTTAACTTTGCCAAGCGAATCAAATTCAAGAAGACAACAGAGTTACCCGATGGAACCGCTCCGTCAAAGATTTCTTTCGGTCTGGCAATAAGCTTTTCTGCATCTACTCCAGAGAAAAAGTATCCACCTTTTTCCTTATCCCCGAATAAACGGATTGTCTCTTTTTGTAATTGAAGTGCCAGCTGCAGAGCTCTAACATCGGTTGTTGCTTCATATAGTTCAATCGCTGCCCAAGTAAAATAAGCATAATCATCTAAGTATCCTAAGATAGCAGATTCATTCTCACGAAAACGTGCAAGAACTCGTCCATCTTCTCTACATAACCTTTCACGTAGAAAATCAAATGCCCGTTGAGCGCAATCGAGATAATTGGTATTTTGTAATACACGTCCCCCTCTAGCAAAAGCTGCAATCATCATCGCATTCCATGAGGTTAACACTTTGTCATCCAGAAAAGGACGCTCGCGTTTATTTCGGTATTCTAACACTAATTTGCGTGCTTGCTCGAGCTTTTCTGTTAACGTATCTGATGACATCTTGTATTGGTCTGCTAACCTGTCAAGATCCATCTCGATCTGATGAAGGATACTTGCGTTCCCATCAAAATTGCCCTCTGGTGTCACTCCATAATAGTCTAGAAAAATAGGGGCAAGTTCTTCTCCGAGGACTTCTTCCAGTTCTTCAAATTGGAAAACATAGAACTTCCCTTCTTCTCCTTCTGAATCTGCATCCTCCGCAGAGTAAAATGCTCCCTCTGGAGAAGTCATTTGACTCATTATGTATGAAAAAATTTCTTCCGCTACTTTCGCGAAGAACGGATCTTGTGAGTTTTGATATGCTTCTAAATAGGCTATTGCAAGCAATGCCTGATCATAAAGCATTTTTTCAAAGTGCGGAACTAGCCATTCTCGATCAACAGAGTACCGAGAAAAACCATATCCAATTTGATCAAAGATACCACCTTTTCTCATCTGCCGTAACGTATGGTTGACCATCTGTGCTGCTTCTGGCTCACCTGTTGCTCTACTATAGCGCAGTAAAAAAAGCAAATCATGGGGACGAGGGAATTTTGGCGCCTCTCCAAATCCACCATAGGTTTCATCATATTGTCTCGCCATCTGTTCATAAGCATAATCGATCGTTTCCCGATCCATCGTGCCAGGACTACCAGGATGAAAGAATGTATCTAATTGACTGATCAACTGAGTTCCCATGTTTTCTGCTTTGTCTTTTTCCTCAGCCCACATTTTACTTAGCGAGGTTAGAAGCTTTACAAGACCTGTTCGACCATAGCGATCTTCTTTTGGAAAATAGGTTCCTGCAAAAAACGGCTTCTGGCTAGGTGTCAGCAATATGGTAAGAGGCCAACCACCGTGACCCGTCAAAGCCTGACATACTGTCATATAGAGATTATCTAGATCAGGACGTTCTTCCCGATCCACTTTGATCGAAACAAAATGCTGATTGAGAATCTCTGCTACCTCTTCATCTTCAAAACTCTCTCGTTCCATCACATGACACCAATGACAAGTGCTATAGCCGATGGACAAGAATATAGGTTTATCTTCTGCTTTCGCTTTGCTGAATGCCTCATCTGACCATGGATACCAGTTGACAGGGTTATAAGCATGCTGTAATAAATAAGGTGATTTTTCATTAACTAATCTATTTGGTTTCTTTCCTGCCTTCTCTTTGCCCATATACTATCTCCTTCCAAAATTTTCTTTGGTTAGTATACACTATATATGCGATGTCTACTAACAAGACAGTTTCAAGGTAATTTGCGCAAGTAACTACTACGGAGGATTTACATATGCCATTTCCTGTTCTTTTAACTGAGCGCTTAGTTCTAAGAGAAATTAACGAAAAAGACTATCTTGATATCTTTCAATATCTTTCAGATAGGGAAGTGATGAAATATTATGGTATGATGCCCTTCCAAAAGGAAGAAGAAGCTTTAGAGGAGATTAAATGGTATCAACAAATTTACCATTCCCAATCCGGAATTCGTTGGGGAATTTCTCTTCAAGGCTCATCTCAAATAATCGGTTCTTGTGGATTTTTAAATTGGGACAAAAAGCATCATCGGGTTGAGATTGGTTTTGAGCTTTCAAAAGAATATTGGAAGTTAGGAATGATGACGGAAGCACTATCTAAAATAATTCCATTTGGTTTTGAGAATTATAGATTTAATCGGATTCAAGCACTGGTAGAACCAGATAATAGAGCATCCCATGTGCTTCTAAAGAAGCTAGGTTTCGTAGAAGAAGGAGTTTTATCCCAATATGAATTTACTTGTGGTAAATACGATGATCTACTGATGTTAGCTTTACTTAAAAGAGATTTTATATAAGTCTATCAATCATTTTTAAGTAAAAATATTCTAATTCCTCATTCCAAATGCCTTTTCCAAAAAGTAACTCTGTTAATAGAATATAGTATCTCTCAAAGAAGGGAGGATACTATATGTGTAGAAAACATTGGTTAAAGAAAAAGAAAGATGATAACAAGAAAGTAATCTTTGTATGTAAGAAAATTGAACTCGACAAACACGACAAGAAAAAGAAAGACAAAAAAAGACTTTGTTGGTAATAGATCTAACCCCATCTAAATAGATGGGGTTTTTTAGATGAAACCATCCTTATCAAATTTGACATGACATCAATGGCAAGGATAGCCTATACTAGGGAAGATTGACTTTTTGTCCGACTCTGTCTAAATAAGCTCGCAATCACGGAAAGCCAATCTATATATGATTCAAACGAAGTACACACTAAAAAAAGTTACTGGAAAGGACGTACTACCCTTGAAGCAGTTTGTGGTTATTGGACTTGGTCGATTTGGCGGAAGTATTGCCAAAACGCTCTCCGAACTAGGACATGAAGTAATGGCTATTGACCAAGATGAGCAAAAAGTACAGGATTTCCTACCGATCGTGACACAAACGATCCAAGCAGACGCAACAGATGAAAAGCTGCTCCTTGATCTTGGAGTTCGGAATGTGGACAATGCCATCGTCTCAATCGGAGATGACATTCAAGCAAGCATCTTAGCCACCTTGATTCTGAAAGATATCGGAGTACCACATGTTACAGTAAAAGCGATCAGTGAACTTCATCAAAAAGTGCTCGAAAAAATCGGTGCTGATAAAGTGATTCATCCAGAGCGAGATATGGGAATTCGGGTAGCTCATCATCTGATCTCCAAAAACATTTTAGATCATATTGAGATCTCTTCGAAGTATAGTATCGTGGAAGTAGTTGCAACGGAAAAAGTATTTGGGAAAAGCCTTGCAGCTCTAGATGTTCGAGCAAAATATCACTGTAATGTCATTGCAATCCGCTCCAAGGATAACAAAATGAATATCACCCCAGCTGCAGACGAAAAAATTCAGCCCGGAGATGTATTCATCGTGATCGGACGCAACGAAGATATACATGCATTTGAAAAGAAAATTGGAGAATAATCTCATTTATGCTAGACGCAGTATGCTCGAAAACTGCGTCTAGTTTTTTTGTTTTTGAGCTCAAGTCAATGAACAAAAAATACGATTAACTTTTTCATCTAACTAAATATACTATGCTAAAATTTATATATATAATAAATATGTTATATTTTCCTTTTAAACAAACCCACTAAATAAGAAATTGCTATTTTTCCAAAGGAGTCTAACATGAAAAGAGCTTCTTCTCTCTTTTATCGATTGGCTCTTTTCGTTCCCTGCCATCGAAAACCATCGCGTTGCTTCCATCTACACCAAAAACCGATACCAATTTGCGCTAGATGCTTGGGAATTCTGTGTGGAATCGCATGTTTTCCTGTTCTGTTTTTTTTCTCTCCTATACCAATCTGGATAGCCTTTCTCTTGCAGATTCCCATGTTAGTAGATGGTTTCACCCAACTATATCGTTGGCGCACTAGTAACAATCCTTTACGCTTTGCCACTGGTCTGATCAGTGGAATTGGGCTTTCGATCTTTATTGTTAGTGGAACACATATTCTTTTTCTAATCGGAACACAAGGAGGAATATCATTTTGTTCTTTATTATCTTAACCTGTGCGATCACTTTCCTGATCTCTGGTACCATGCTTCTCATCACTTCTGAGAGTATCATCCTTGCCTCTACTTTATTAGTAGGGAGTCTAGGAATGGTAGGACTATTGTGGGTGAAATATGGAGCTTCTCTACAAACCGCTCCAGCAGGTGCAACATCTACTTCCAATATATCAATCCCAGAGTTAAAACAGTTTACGAATCCATCTCAAACTCATTCGAAACAACATCAGCAACAACAAAATAAGAAAAAGAAAAGCAAATGGGATTGTGATTGTTTTGACTGTGATTGTGATTGTCCTGACTGTGGTTCTTAATAAATTTTATCAATATTGAGCATGTTGCATAATGAACGAAAAGCCAGCGGCGCGCCTACGCTTCACTTTGATTAATACAACAAGCTAAATATTAAAAAAGGTGATTTCTGAATGATTCAGAAGTCACCTTTTTTAGCAAACAAAAACCTTTGACAAAAATATTATTTGATAACAGATACTAATCAAAAAGCAGTAAACATGCATTCTATTTTTTAAATGAGATATCTCCCTTTTCTGTACGAACGGTTAGACTTGGGCTATCCGTTTTTGCATTTCCTATAGCGCCCTTCAACACATCCGTAATGGGATCGTCATCCATATCAGTTGTACTTGTAGTATGAGTAACTGGAAAGTCTGATTGAATATCTCCCAACTCTGCAAAGAAATCTACATTTAGTACAACAGGTTCTTTCATTACTTGGATCTGGATATCACCAAACTGGCTTTTAACTAGGTTTTTGTTCTTCAACTCTGCCGATGGAAGAACATCTATATTTCCAAACTCCGTTTCGAGTTCAAAGGTAGAATCAATCTCACGTAGTTTCATGTTACCAAATTGGGTAATGGCTGATAATTGATCTCCTTGGTATCCATTGAGAGAAACATTACCTTTTTCCGTTTTCAGATTTAGTTTCTTTGCAAGTAGCTTTTGGTCAACCACAATATCGCCAAATTTTGTATTCATGGTGATCGATTCATATGTTTTTTCTGGAAGATAAATATCCATTTTCATTCCAACATTAAGTAAATTAAAATCAAATCCAAACACTACAAAAGACTTACGTTCTTGCAGTTCCTCTATGTTTAAAGTCTGATTGGCGATATTAACTTGTAAGTCTGTTTTAGTACTTTTTGGTACAGTACCGGATAGTTTAATCTGCACTTGTTCAGAAGTAGATGGATGAATTTTTATACTCGATATATCACTATTGATAACCATTTGGGCAATATTTTTCGCATCTACTGTTTTATGGAGATTAATCTTTTCTGTACCACTACCAAATGAAACTCCACTTGCTAGTAGAACAACAATCCCAATCACTCCAATCACCAGAAGCCCAATCCCTATTTTTACAAGCTTAGCCATGTTTGCTCTCCCCTTTGATCACATTCAGATTTGATTGTACATAACGAGTCATCCAACCTAAAAATTTTTGAGAAACGTGTTTCATTGCTACCCCAATGAGTAAACCTAAACCAGCCAAAACAAAGGTTACAAATAGATTCAGAAAACCTTCGGCAATGCTCTCTACCCAAATAAAAGAAGCGATCGATGCAAATGGGGTTAACACAAATGCCAGTGATACAACATAACCAGAAAAGATAAGAGCTAACATCGCGATGAATGGTCCTAGCAAAAATACAAGATTAAAAAATCCTAAACCAATAGAAGTATAAAAAGCTCGAAACAGGCTGGGATAAGATTGATTCTCCTTTGCTTGCCCAATATGGTAATCTGCCATTAATTCCCTTGCTATTTTTTTCGGACTACCTAATCCTGTAGCAATTTCGTGTTCCGTTCTACCTTTCAATCTGCCATGTTCAAAATGCTCTTCATAATCCGCTAAAATTTCTTCTTGCTCTATTTTTGGAAGTTTTCGTAACTGGTCCTCTAGTTCAGCAAAAAACTTATCCTTTGTCATCTATAAGTCCCTCCTCAATCAACTGATTCACGCCTGTTGCGAAAGATTTCCACTCGCTCACTAAATCCATAACATACTTCTTACCATCTTCTGTTA encodes the following:
- a CDS encoding thioredoxin domain-containing protein, which translates into the protein MGKEKAGKKPNRLVNEKSPYLLQHAYNPVNWYPWSDEAFSKAKAEDKPIFLSIGYSTCHWCHVMERESFEDEEVAEILNQHFVSIKVDREERPDLDNLYMTVCQALTGHGGWPLTILLTPSQKPFFAGTYFPKEDRYGRTGLVKLLTSLSKMWAEEKDKAENMGTQLISQLDTFFHPGSPGTMDRETIDYAYEQMARQYDETYGGFGEAPKFPRPHDLLFLLRYSRATGEPEAAQMVNHTLRQMRKGGIFDQIGYGFSRYSVDREWLVPHFEKMLYDQALLAIAYLEAYQNSQDPFFAKVAEEIFSYIMSQMTSPEGAFYSAEDADSEGEEGKFYVFQFEELEEVLGEELAPIFLDYYGVTPEGNFDGNASILHQIEMDLDRLADQYKMSSDTLTEKLEQARKLVLEYRNKRERPFLDDKVLTSWNAMMIAAFARGGRVLQNTNYLDCAQRAFDFLRERLCREDGRVLARFRENESAILGYLDDYAYFTWAAIELYEATTDVRALQLALQLQKETIRLFGDKEKGGYFFSGVDAEKLIARPKEIFDGAVPSGNSVVFLNLIRLAKLTSDQDLLNEAERQAAAFAEEIRSAPISHTFFLVGYLFWIYPSKEILIRGSLTDPMTKRFLREIHRHYLPEAVLGFDPGANAEANEQLFLPITEEVLSNQPAVYLCEDFACQRPITQLEDLQKALSATK
- a CDS encoding GNAT family N-acetyltransferase, encoding MPFPVLLTERLVLREINEKDYLDIFQYLSDREVMKYYGMMPFQKEEEALEEIKWYQQIYHSQSGIRWGISLQGSSQIIGSCGFLNWDKKHHRVEIGFELSKEYWKLGMMTEALSKIIPFGFENYRFNRIQALVEPDNRASHVLLKKLGFVEEGVLSQYEFTCGKYDDLLMLALLKRDFI
- a CDS encoding potassium channel family protein, whose product is MIQTKYTLKKVTGKDVLPLKQFVVIGLGRFGGSIAKTLSELGHEVMAIDQDEQKVQDFLPIVTQTIQADATDEKLLLDLGVRNVDNAIVSIGDDIQASILATLILKDIGVPHVTVKAISELHQKVLEKIGADKVIHPERDMGIRVAHHLISKNILDHIEISSKYSIVEVVATEKVFGKSLAALDVRAKYHCNVIAIRSKDNKMNITPAADEKIQPGDVFIVIGRNEDIHAFEKKIGE
- a CDS encoding DUF2085 domain-containing protein; this encodes MKRASSLFYRLALFVPCHRKPSRCFHLHQKPIPICARCLGILCGIACFPVLFFFSPIPIWIAFLLQIPMLVDGFTQLYRWRTSNNPLRFATGLISGIGLSIFIVSGTHILFLIGTQGGISFCSLLS
- a CDS encoding DUF4097 family beta strand repeat-containing protein — encoded protein: MAKLVKIGIGLLVIGVIGIVVLLASGVSFGSGTEKINLHKTVDAKNIAQMVINSDISSIKIHPSTSEQVQIKLSGTVPKSTKTDLQVNIANQTLNIEELQERKSFVVFGFDFNLLNVGMKMDIYLPEKTYESITMNTKFGDIVVDQKLLAKKLNLKTEKGNVSLNGYQGDQLSAITQFGNMKLREIDSTFELETEFGNIDVLPSAELKNKNLVKSQFGDIQIQVMKEPVVLNVDFFAELGDIQSDFPVTHTTSTTDMDDDPITDVLKGAIGNAKTDSPSLTVRTEKGDISFKK
- a CDS encoding DUF1700 domain-containing protein translates to MTKDKFFAELEDQLRKLPKIEQEEILADYEEHFEHGRLKGRTEHEIATGLGSPKKIARELMADYHIGQAKENQSYPSLFRAFYTSIGLGFFNLVFLLGPFIAMLALIFSGYVVSLAFVLTPFASIASFIWVESIAEGFLNLFVTFVLAGLGLLIGVAMKHVSQKFLGWMTRYVQSNLNVIKGESKHG